In one Methanoculleus horonobensis genomic region, the following are encoded:
- a CDS encoding Hsp20/alpha crystallin family protein, with protein sequence MAWRRPSREIWSEFDQMIGDMQKQFSEVMERLSGAAQQVPTLGGAGTVVDVVEHEDDVVVVADLPGVEREGISVRLLDARTLRVTARREEAKEERQAGYHVRERRFGAISRTVSLPTEVRDEGATATFKNGVLEVRLKKVPETRGKEISLTEEAGQAAEQHRKQVEEGYREAREKIEPSGYPSSRDVMGAAEGIELEERGSPEEQETAAKLREQKEQLYKEGKRKLEE encoded by the coding sequence ATGGCATGGAGAAGACCGTCACGCGAGATCTGGAGCGAATTCGACCAGATGATAGGGGATATGCAGAAGCAGTTCTCCGAGGTGATGGAGCGGCTCTCGGGAGCCGCACAGCAGGTGCCCACGCTCGGGGGAGCCGGGACGGTTGTCGACGTCGTCGAGCACGAGGACGACGTCGTGGTCGTTGCCGACCTCCCCGGCGTCGAGAGGGAGGGGATATCCGTCCGGCTCCTTGATGCGAGGACGCTCAGGGTCACCGCCAGAAGAGAGGAGGCGAAGGAGGAAAGACAGGCCGGATATCACGTGCGGGAACGGAGGTTCGGCGCGATCTCCCGGACGGTCTCCCTCCCGACCGAGGTCCGCGACGAGGGGGCGACCGCCACGTTCAAGAACGGCGTCCTCGAGGTGCGGCTGAAGAAGGTTCCCGAGACTCGCGGAAAAGAGATCTCGCTGACCGAAGAGGCCGGCCAGGCCGCCGAGCAGCACAGGAAGCAGGTGGAGGAAGGATACCGGGAGGCGCGGGAGAAGATAGAACCATCCGGGTACCCGAGCTCACGGGACGTGATGGGAGCGGCGGAGGGGATCGAACTCGAGGAGCGGGGGAGTCCCGAAGAGCAGGAGACGGCCGCGAAGCTCCGCGAGCAGAAGGAGCAGCTCTACAAAGAGGGGAAGAGGAAACTCGAGGAGTAA
- a CDS encoding GNAT family N-acetyltransferase: MNSHRIRTEHLDLIPATLGILEADRDDLQELARLLSAAVPGSWPPPLLDGETLAEFIRITAENTDPCFITWYWVRDDPAEGGRVLVGSGGLASAPVPDTVFIGYSVLEEFQRRGYATEAVRHIIATAFSLPGVRRIVATTYPDLVPSVRVLEKNGFTCAGGTPGGEGFEEGTIAYVLERDGDPA, translated from the coding sequence ATGAACTCCCACCGCATCCGCACCGAACACCTCGACCTGATCCCCGCCACGCTCGGAATCCTCGAGGCCGACCGGGACGACCTCCAGGAACTCGCCCGCCTCCTCTCCGCCGCCGTCCCGGGATCGTGGCCGCCGCCGCTGCTCGACGGTGAAACGCTCGCCGAGTTCATCCGGATAACGGCAGAGAACACCGACCCCTGCTTCATAACCTGGTACTGGGTGCGGGACGACCCCGCCGAGGGCGGCCGGGTTCTCGTCGGCAGCGGCGGACTGGCCTCGGCACCCGTTCCCGATACAGTCTTCATCGGCTACTCAGTGCTCGAAGAGTTCCAGCGCCGCGGCTATGCGACCGAGGCGGTGCGCCACATCATCGCGACCGCATTCTCCCTTCCCGGCGTCCGGCGGATCGTGGCGACGACCTACCCGGACCTCGTCCCATCCGTCCGGGTGCTCGAGAAGAACGGGTTCACCTGTGCCGGGGGGACTCCCGGAGGCGAGGGGTTCGAGGAGGGAACCATCGCCTACGTGCTGGAGAGGGACGGCGATCCGGCCTGA
- a CDS encoding winged helix-turn-helix transcriptional regulator, which translates to MRRRAAILLLIVLMAALPASAAAGYTVSPAGNYVPDGPPQDLTPIEWWQVPPQVLIIGMLIGTSPELLVVANVLVLLNVWLFFGYRRIAKRAALEHETRTAIYDHIRAHPGIRLGTLAEDLGINRGTLRYHLGKLQEFGMIATAAVGGQTGYFENRQKYSALEEKVLIHLKNPNTREILFTLLESPGASRPELAERLGITASSISWHLRRLKGDGVVLREKERGDVRYTLSGEAAAFVGERTGGGAATSGDCRGTGSEGAGAGIEG; encoded by the coding sequence ATGCGACGCCGGGCGGCTATTCTACTCCTGATCGTTCTCATGGCCGCTCTCCCCGCCTCTGCAGCCGCCGGGTACACGGTCAGCCCTGCCGGCAACTACGTACCCGACGGCCCGCCACAGGATCTGACGCCCATCGAGTGGTGGCAGGTTCCGCCCCAGGTCCTGATAATCGGTATGCTCATCGGGACATCCCCCGAACTCCTGGTCGTCGCGAACGTCCTCGTTCTCCTGAACGTCTGGCTCTTCTTCGGCTACCGCCGGATTGCAAAACGCGCCGCGCTCGAACACGAGACCCGGACGGCGATCTACGACCACATCCGCGCTCACCCGGGCATCCGCCTCGGGACTCTCGCCGAAGACCTCGGGATAAACCGGGGAACCCTGCGGTACCACCTCGGGAAACTGCAGGAGTTCGGGATGATCGCCACCGCCGCCGTCGGGGGGCAGACGGGATACTTCGAGAACCGGCAGAAGTATTCGGCTCTCGAAGAGAAGGTGCTCATCCACCTCAAGAACCCGAACACCCGGGAGATCCTCTTCACGCTGCTGGAGAGCCCCGGAGCGTCGCGGCCGGAACTTGCCGAACGGCTCGGGATCACCGCCTCGTCGATCTCGTGGCACCTGCGAAGGCTGAAGGGCGACGGCGTCGTGCTCCGGGAGAAGGAGAGAGGAGACGTCCGGTATACCCTCTCGGGAGAGGCGGCGGCGTTTGTCGGGGAGCGGACGGGGGGCGGGGCGGCGACGTCCGGGGATTGCCGGGGCACCGGGAGTGAGGGGGCGGGCGCCGGGATCGAGGGGTAA
- a CDS encoding PQQ-binding-like beta-propeller repeat protein, translating into MMEEQPPVTRRIAAVSIGIGFLAGAAVLGVVGALTRYWSAPSAYNQALLGVGITQTFVSILLVLFFAGLLPAYMNGTASRRTRLLSALLAGAVAGIAARTLLFAGNPTYLVQSLVAAPGQVLLLVGGATLVAGLGGLVASFLDPERPYRDLLPLAAVAVAFIAVLPLLATAGIAVGVIPPAPYSGGEPAPETDILVVKVSATGDIKWEARVDIDAYDRPDVLAELPGGYALAVTDYGRGGSTAHILTYTKDGDALGRVIAEAGYGRVTALVPAPGGGFLVATETPGIVRVGAGGEAVWERSFVEDDQGMVPVSLLAQDGRYVAAWEDKVACFSENGTRLWQTSLDSAGGIEYHPIYPAPEGGVLVVAEGQHVFSGDHFETYLEAVRLDGNGTVLWKRDFGSDGLDELLGVRETAPGRFAVFYRSTTFPENFWGGVERANHGYLFTLDENGEVMDYRTAAEAGGAVVASPSGSLSATAADGGSTLVGRDVTGSEIWRQEQPIDLYSFRGIGTADGGYLIAGSTNA; encoded by the coding sequence ATGATGGAGGAGCAACCCCCTGTAACGCGCCGCATCGCCGCCGTCTCGATCGGCATCGGGTTCCTTGCCGGGGCGGCCGTCCTCGGGGTGGTGGGAGCGCTCACGCGGTACTGGAGCGCCCCGTCCGCCTACAACCAGGCTCTCCTGGGGGTGGGGATCACCCAGACGTTCGTCTCGATCCTGCTGGTGCTCTTCTTCGCCGGACTCCTCCCGGCGTACATGAACGGCACCGCCTCGCGACGCACCCGGCTCCTCTCCGCCCTCCTTGCCGGTGCGGTCGCCGGAATCGCCGCCCGGACGCTCCTCTTCGCGGGCAACCCCACCTACCTCGTCCAGTCGCTCGTCGCGGCCCCGGGGCAGGTTCTCCTCCTCGTCGGCGGCGCGACGCTGGTTGCCGGGCTCGGGGGGCTGGTCGCGTCGTTCCTCGACCCGGAGCGGCCGTACCGCGACCTTCTCCCGCTCGCGGCGGTCGCCGTCGCGTTCATCGCTGTCCTGCCGCTCCTCGCGACGGCCGGTATCGCCGTGGGCGTCATCCCTCCGGCACCCTACTCGGGCGGCGAGCCCGCGCCGGAGACCGATATTCTGGTCGTCAAGGTCTCCGCCACAGGCGATATCAAGTGGGAGGCGCGGGTTGATATCGACGCCTACGACCGGCCCGACGTCCTCGCTGAACTCCCGGGCGGCTACGCTCTCGCGGTCACGGATTACGGCCGGGGGGGGAGCACGGCGCATATCCTCACCTACACTAAAGACGGGGACGCCCTCGGCCGGGTGATCGCCGAAGCCGGATATGGGCGCGTGACCGCGCTCGTCCCGGCGCCCGGCGGCGGGTTCCTGGTAGCCACGGAGACCCCCGGGATTGTCCGCGTCGGTGCCGGGGGCGAGGCGGTCTGGGAGCGATCGTTCGTCGAAGACGATCAGGGGATGGTGCCCGTCTCCCTCCTCGCTCAGGACGGTCGCTACGTCGCGGCGTGGGAGGATAAGGTCGCCTGCTTCAGCGAGAACGGCACCCGGCTCTGGCAGACCTCGCTCGATTCCGCGGGCGGTATCGAGTACCACCCGATCTACCCGGCCCCTGAGGGCGGCGTTCTCGTCGTTGCAGAGGGGCAGCACGTCTTCTCCGGGGATCACTTCGAGACTTACCTGGAGGCCGTCCGCCTGGACGGGAACGGTACCGTCCTCTGGAAGCGGGACTTCGGAAGCGACGGGCTCGACGAACTCCTGGGTGTCCGGGAGACGGCGCCGGGACGGTTCGCGGTTTTCTACCGGTCGACGACCTTCCCCGAGAACTTCTGGGGCGGTGTCGAACGGGCCAACCACGGCTACCTCTTTACGCTCGACGAGAACGGAGAGGTGATGGATTACAGAACCGCCGCCGAAGCCGGCGGTGCCGTGGTCGCATCGCCGAGCGGTTCCCTCTCGGCCACCGCTGCCGATGGGGGCTCCACACTCGTCGGCAGGGACGTTACGGGCAGCGAGATCTGGCGGCAGGAGCAGCCGATCGACCTCTACTCGTTCCGGGGCATCGGCACGGCGGACGGCGGCTACCTCATCGCCGGGAGCACGAACGCATGA